The following coding sequences lie in one Treponema sp. OMZ 790 genomic window:
- the ftsA gene encoding cell division protein FtsA — translation MSDNIIVGLDIGTKNIRVVVAEKNEEGHLQITGIGVSDSTGMRKGIVTNIENTVQGINKAVDEAEVMSGVDIFHCTVGLGGVHIEGINSKGVFPISDKGKNNKEIDRSDIESVINSAKAVAIPMDRQIIHVVPQSYTVDKQHGIKDPLNMIGIRLEAEVHVITGAVTSIKNVPNCVVRANLNIDGLMHNGLADVRAVMTKDEQELGSILIDIGAGTTDIVVMQNGGPILTASLPVGGMQVTNDLAIVKNIPFDTAEKIKVSSGCCWMPFVESDEQVLIPGFGGRGPEEIYRSEICEILQARMAEIFVMVKNKVDTLVQGTHLGGSVVICGGGALLNGTTELADEIFGMQSARLGIPSTIGGVVGQYRSPEFAAVLGLILHSFDDQNKGGQVSNPRKENSGFVFSKIKDFIKELF, via the coding sequence ATGAGCGATAATATAATTGTAGGATTGGATATAGGTACCAAAAATATTCGAGTTGTCGTTGCAGAAAAAAATGAAGAAGGGCATTTGCAGATTACCGGTATCGGTGTAAGCGATTCTACGGGTATGCGTAAAGGCATAGTAACAAATATCGAAAATACCGTGCAAGGAATAAACAAAGCTGTAGATGAGGCAGAAGTTATGTCGGGTGTTGATATTTTTCATTGTACCGTAGGTTTAGGCGGCGTTCATATAGAAGGTATAAATTCTAAAGGTGTTTTTCCCATAAGCGATAAGGGTAAAAACAATAAAGAAATTGACCGCTCAGATATTGAATCGGTTATTAATTCCGCTAAGGCAGTTGCCATTCCTATGGATAGACAGATAATTCATGTGGTGCCTCAGTCTTACACTGTAGATAAGCAACACGGAATAAAAGATCCTTTAAATATGATCGGTATCAGACTTGAAGCGGAAGTTCACGTTATTACCGGAGCAGTTACATCAATAAAAAATGTACCTAATTGTGTTGTAAGAGCTAATTTAAATATTGATGGTTTAATGCATAACGGTCTGGCTGATGTAAGAGCTGTTATGACAAAAGACGAACAAGAACTTGGTTCAATTTTAATAGATATCGGTGCCGGTACTACAGATATAGTTGTTATGCAAAATGGCGGTCCGATTCTTACCGCCTCTTTACCTGTAGGCGGAATGCAGGTTACCAATGATCTGGCAATCGTAAAAAATATTCCTTTTGATACGGCCGAAAAAATAAAGGTATCGAGCGGGTGTTGTTGGATGCCCTTTGTCGAATCCGATGAACAGGTTTTGATTCCCGGTTTCGGAGGAAGAGGGCCTGAAGAAATATATCGAAGCGAAATATGCGAAATATTACAAGCACGTATGGCTGAAATTTTCGTAATGGTAAAAAATAAAGTTGATACTCTTGTACAGGGTACGCATCTTGGAGGCTCGGTTGTAATATGCGGTGGAGGCGCATTATTAAACGGTACAACAGAGCTGGCCGATGAAATATTCGGCATGCAATCTGCCCGGCTGGGAATTCCATCAACGATAGGGGGAGTTGTGGGACAATACCGAAGTCCGGAATTTGCTGCAGTATTGGGTTTGATATTGCATAGCTTTGATGACCAAAATAAGGGCGGACAGGTTTCAAATCCTCGAAAAGAAAATTCGGGATTTGTTTTTTCAAAAATAAAAGATTTTATAAAAGAATTATTTTAA